From the genome of Carassius gibelio isolate Cgi1373 ecotype wild population from Czech Republic chromosome A16, carGib1.2-hapl.c, whole genome shotgun sequence, one region includes:
- the LOC128031223 gene encoding chemerin-like receptor 1, translated as MMDPYNFTNSPLNNNSKYEDYYEDYDEYTDLRKSVNIMSIIVYSLDFVLGVVGNGIVIWVTGFKMKRTVNTVWFLNLAVADFLFTFFLPLSVAYTAMGFHWPFGQFMCKFNSTLSLINMFASVYILVVISVDRCLSVVCPIWAQNHRNVSRASVVSFGVWLFALVLSSPSFVFRETALRSNKIICYNNFAFSDHNETLEVVELRSIRHRAMIITRFIIGFVVPFVIIISCYAVIIHRLQRNRSMSGRTGRTLKIIAAVVTAFFICWAPFHILVLIEMVNHTEMEYSSTLQYVTTVGIPIATSLAFLNSCLNPLLYVFMAQDFKVKVRKSILKVLETAFTEEASRTNTCTNSILTIQNKEKGSKSFSDAEV; from the coding sequence ATGATGGATCCATACAATTTTACAAACAGTCCTCTCAATAATAACTCCAAGTATGAAGATTACTATGAAGATTATGATGAGTATACAGATCTCAGGAAATCTGTTAACATCATGTCAATCATTGTATACAGTCTGGATTTTGTACTTGGAGTGGTGGGCAACGGCATTGTCATTTGGGTTACTGGATTCAAAATGAAAAGGACGGTCAACACAGTCTGGTTTCTGAACCTTGCTGTAGCAGACTTCCTCTTCACATTCTTTCTTCCTCTCAGCGTGGCTTACACGGCTATGGGCTTCCACTGGCCTTTTGGCCAGTTCATGTGCAAATTCAACAGCACACTTAGTTTAATCAACATGTTTGCCAGTGTGTACATCCTGGTTGTGATCAGTGTTGACCGCTGTTTGTCTGTGGTGTGTCCAATCTGGGCACAGAACCATCGGAATGTGAGCCGAGCTTCTGTGGTGAGCTTCGGAGTTTGGTTATTTGCCCTGGTGCTGAGCTCACCCTCCTTTGTCTTCAGGGAAACTGCACTCCGAAGCAACAAAATCATCTGCTACAACAACTTTGCATTCTCTGATCACAATGAAACACTAGAGGTGGTGGAGCTCCGTAGTATACGGCATCGTGCCATGATCATTACCCGTTTCATCATAGGCTTTGTGGTGCCTTTTGTGATAATCATCTCCTGCTATGCAGTCATCATCCATCGTCTCCAAAGAAACCGTTCCATGTCTGGCCGAACTGGACGCACCTTAAAGATCATTGCTGCTGTGGTCACCGCCTTCTTCATCTGTTGGGCTCCTTTCCATATCCTGGTGCTCATTGAGATGGTAAACCACACGGAAATGGAATACAGCTCCACACTGCAATATGTCACCACTGTTGGAATTCCCATTGCGACCAGTTTGGCTTTCCTAAACAGCTGCCTGAACCCATTGTTGTATGTTTTCATGGCACAAGACTTTAAAGTCAAGGTGCGCAAGTCAATCCTGAAGGTTTTGGAAACTGCTTTCACAGAGGAAGCTTCACGTACAAATACCTGCACAAATTCAATCCTCACTATTCAAAACAAAGAGAAAGGGAGCAAGTCTTTTTCTGATGCAGAAGTGTAA